From the Lepus europaeus isolate LE1 chromosome 12, mLepTim1.pri, whole genome shotgun sequence genome, one window contains:
- the DIRAS2 gene encoding GTP-binding protein Di-Ras2 yields MPEQSNDYRVAVFGAGGVGKSSLVLRFVKGTFRESYIPTVEDTYRQVISCDKSICTLQITDTTGSHQFPAMQRLSISKGHAFILVYSITSRQSLEELKPIYEQICEIKGDVESIPIMLVGNKCDESPSREVQSSEAEALARTWKCAFMETSAKLNHNVKELFQELLNLEKRRAVSLQIDGKKSKQQKRKEKLKGKCVVM; encoded by the coding sequence ATGCCTGAGCAGAGCAACGATTATCGCGTGGCCGTGTTCGGGGCAGGTGGTGTTGGCAAGAGCTCGCTGGTGTTGAGGTTTGTGAAAGGAACGTTCCGGGAGAGCTACATCCCCACGGTGGAAGACACCTACCGGCAGGTGATCAGCTGTGACAAGAGCATCTGCACGCTGCAGATCACCGACACCACCGGGAGCCACCAGTTCCCGGCCATGCAGCGGCTGTCCATCTCCAAGGGGCACGCCTTCATCCTGGTCTACTCCATCACCAGCCGGCAGTCCCTGGAGGAGCTCAAGCCCATCTACGAACAGATCTGCGAGATCAAGGGGGACGTGGAGAGCATCCCCATCATGCTGGTGGGCAACAAGTGTGACGAGAGCCCCAGCCGCGAGGTGCAGAGCAGTGAGGCCGAGGCCCTGGCCCGCACGTGGAAGTGTGCCTTCATGGAGACCTCGGCCAAGCTCAACCACAACGTGAAGGAGCTCTTCCAGGAGCTGCTGAACCTGGAGAAGCGCAGGGCCGTGAGCCTGCAGATCGATGGCAAGAAGAGCAAGCAGCAGAAGCGGAAAGAGAAGCTCAAGGGCAAGTGCGTGGTCATGTGA